The Methanolobus sp. WCC4 genome includes the window CTTCTCTTGTAGTGTCATAACCTTTCTCCTTGAACACATCGCATACCTTGTTATGGATATCACTGCATTTGACACCAGGTTTGACCATTTCGATGCCAGCTATTTGTGCTTCAAGGACGGCCTCATACATATCTGCAAGTTTCTCTGAAGGGTCACCTTTGATAACGGTCCTTGTCATATCTGCGAAGTATCGCTCCTTCTTGCTGCGGGGAAAGATGTCTATGACCACAGGTTCATTGGCCTTGAGCGGACCCTGTCCCTCCCAGTGAGGATTCGCAGACCCCGTGCCACCGGCAACTATAGTGCTGTCCGACTCGCACCCATGTTCAAGAAGGGTCAGATCGATCTCCTTGCGTATCATTTCGGATGTCAGGACAAAACCACGGTAATTGAGGATGCCTTCAACATCCTCTGACTTCCTTATCATCTCAACAGCCGCTTCCATTGCAGTATTACAGGCATTCTGTACCTTTTTCACAACCTCCGCCTCTGAGGGAGCCTTCTTGGAACGTAACTGCAGGAAAGGACTTTTGATGGCCTCGATGGAGAAGCCCTCTTCCTTGAGGGTCTGTGCAATGTAATATGGAAAATCCCTTGGCACTGCAACCCGTCTTGCACCTTCTTTTTGTAAAACCTCCGCAATGCAGTCGCAATAAGCAAGTGTCGGGTCCTTTCTTTCATTTACCTTTGACCTGTAGCCAAGGTCCTGCAACGTGCGAATATCCGAGACCCTTGATTCAAGCTCTGCCCTTCCACGCTCCATGTCAGATATCAGAAGGGTCTCATTGCCATTCTTTGTCTGGAAATATGCAAACCGGTCCGAAGCGGAGAAATGAGTAGCATAAAAGATGTCTGCATTGTTCGAATTCCCTACCATCAGATACACATCTGACCTGTGGCTTTCCAGCTCAGCAGAAATATCTATGGGAACTGTTGATGAGGTCATAATATTATCTAGTAGTTACTAGTACAAAATTGTTATCAGATGTACAACCCTGAATACGAAGCAGGAAATCTAAGAAAACATCTGTCCTGTTCAAGTATTCCCGGATTCATGTACATACCCATTGAGATATTAGTCCATTTAACTACATAACATGTACATAAAAAAGTGATTTTAATACATTCTAATTATATACAGCTCCATGAAATGCTACTATTATGCACAACACAGCCCTTTACAATTCACAACTGACAAACATCTCTGATTTCCTGATGGATATCAAGTATGTCATTGTGTTCTATGTACTGGGAGATTTCCTTACAACAGCCCACGCCTTGAACTACGGGTTCGAGGAAAATGATTTCCTGGCCATTATTATGCAGAACTATGGTGTTGGCTCTCTGCTGGTCCTGAAGGTCCTGTTCCTTGCAATCGTATACTGGAATTACAGAATGCTTAAGGAATCCGGTTCCCGATGGATGGATCTTCTGTGGGTAATGTCAAGGAAGTGCATTGTGCTGGTAGGATTGTTCCTGGTGGTAAACAACCTGATGGTCATTTTCATGGAATGCAGTTTGCTGCAAATCATACAGACAATGCCCATCTAAGAAAAATGAAAGCAAACAAAAACGTGATCATAAAACGTTTTAAAAACGAGATCTAAAAACGGATGGCAAAATCCACCACTATTTTTTCAATTACCCTTGTCAACTGTTCTTTTCTGGCATCATTAATTCAATGATACATTTTACTATTCTCCCTGACACTGTGTCCATAGAAAACATATGAAATGTTAAGCTCTGTTTCAGCTGATCATATGTTCTGCCAGAAACACAGGTATGGAATTGTTAAAAGATGCAGAAGAATGAAAAAGGTGTTTGATGTGCCTGAAACGAAACGAAGGATACCATCTGGAAGTTTCATCTGATAATAGCTGAGAACAGAGCCATAGATAACATCAGTACAAGATATACTGATACAAGAAGCATAAGTTTTGTAGCCGTTGATCTACCTGAACGAGTGAACATAACAGTCTGCAAAAACAACTGAATAATATAAATAGATTTCTTTTTGCCGGGAACTGCCCCGGAATTAGCGGCATAGATAGAAGAAGAGTAAATATCCACAAACATGATCATATGACTTCTTTGTCAGAAATGACAGATCGGATGCGCCGGAGAAGATCCAACTTTAGAGGGGGTTTCATTTTTTGAAGTAGCTTTAGGAGAACGCTAGAATAATCGTAGGCTCTTACCGACCTGTCTAAGCCATA containing:
- a CDS encoding Xaa-Pro peptidase family protein; the protein is MTSSTVPIDISAELESHRSDVYLMVGNSNNADIFYATHFSASDRFAYFQTKNGNETLLISDMERGRAELESRVSDIRTLQDLGYRSKVNERKDPTLAYCDCIAEVLQKEGARRVAVPRDFPYYIAQTLKEEGFSIEAIKSPFLQLRSKKAPSEAEVVKKVQNACNTAMEAAVEMIRKSEDVEGILNYRGFVLTSEMIRKEIDLTLLEHGCESDSTIVAGGTGSANPHWEGQGPLKANEPVVIDIFPRSKKERYFADMTRTVIKGDPSEKLADMYEAVLEAQIAGIEMVKPGVKCSDIHNKVCDVFKEKGYDTTREGSTVGFIHSTGHGVGLEIHELPFVGNSDVELEEGNIITIEPGLYYPDVGGIRLEDLILVTSDGHENLTEMEKRFVY